From the genome of Gracilibacillus salitolerans, one region includes:
- a CDS encoding CBO0543 family protein → MWILIFVIFILFNLIAFFVPRRLSKIEIYATSIFAFVYGLSTDIILNLHYHLYGYFQEGFDWLGLLGIILYFPSISFLFLNFYPSNRKIWNKILYILLWSAFSTFFEWVSLQTEFFYYTSWKLWYSALLYPFIFLILIIHWKFIQKLNHK, encoded by the coding sequence GTGTGGATCCTCATTTTTGTTATTTTTATACTATTCAACTTAATTGCATTTTTTGTTCCCAGAAGACTAAGTAAAATAGAAATTTATGCCACTTCTATTTTTGCTTTTGTATATGGACTTTCAACTGATATAATACTTAACCTACATTATCATTTGTATGGTTATTTTCAAGAAGGATTTGATTGGCTTGGATTGCTAGGAATAATCTTGTACTTTCCCTCCATTAGTTTTTTATTTCTAAACTTTTACCCTTCTAATAGGAAGATATGGAATAAAATTCTCTATATCTTACTATGGTCTGCATTTTCAACTTTTTTCGAATGGGTTTCTTTGCAGACAGAATTTTTTTACTACACTAGCTGGAAACTTTGGTATTCGGCATTATTATACCCTTTCATCTTTCTAATCCTTATAATTCATTGGAAATTCATTCAAAAGTTAAACCATAAATAA
- a CDS encoding TetR/AcrR family transcriptional regulator has translation MLPKIFNLESKRRHVILNAALKEFAMEGFDEASTNVIAKESGISKGLMFHYVNSKKDLFLFLYDYCADMINKEYLNLMNFNEKDIFEKLRKSYLLQIELLQKHPWIFEFIKINAITKSDEINKKLEERVNEKQLLCHETMFDVVDESKFREGLDVKKCKQLIFWSNIGFTNQILEDIRNSEVTELDYDNILAELDGYLNELRKIYYK, from the coding sequence ATGCTTCCAAAAATTTTCAATTTGGAATCCAAAAGAAGGCATGTAATTTTAAACGCAGCCTTAAAAGAATTCGCCATGGAGGGATTTGATGAAGCATCAACAAATGTTATTGCAAAAGAGTCTGGGATTTCAAAAGGGTTAATGTTCCACTATGTAAATAGCAAAAAGGATCTTTTTCTATTCCTTTATGATTACTGTGCTGACATGATTAATAAAGAATATCTTAATTTAATGAACTTTAACGAAAAAGATATTTTTGAAAAACTAAGAAAATCATATCTTCTACAGATTGAGTTATTGCAAAAGCATCCTTGGATTTTCGAATTTATTAAGATTAATGCTATTACGAAATCTGATGAAATCAATAAGAAGTTAGAAGAAAGAGTTAACGAGAAGCAATTATTATGTCATGAGACAATGTTTGATGTCGTTGATGAATCTAAATTCAGAGAGGGGCTGGACGTTAAAAAATGCAAACAGCTTATTTTTTGGTCGAATATTGGTTTTACAAATCAAATATTAGAGGACATTAGAAACTCAGAAGTCACTGAATTGGATTATGACAATATTCTTGCAGAACTTGATGGTTACCTAAATGAACTTAGGAAAATCTATTATAAATAG
- a CDS encoding alpha/beta fold hydrolase, which produces MPIGRLYNVEERRLLLECSGTGSPTVVFLPAAGMIGLDYLNIHHKISQRTTSVIYDRAGTGWSDQVKLPRNALEVTDELRILLRTADVPAPYLFVGHSLGGIYARRYAQRFPDEVAGMLLLEPPHEDFLTNTPKLKKRHLFQQIFPILRTLLTYKQTFRGLFEQMLASWPDSIRDRLIKYHLRTLMKTIEERKNLNSELYNEVRKGRDIPDIPLIVFTAMGVDPFMTPFTSKSFLHATIDPFNKVKNKTYSKLANSVPSGEHRILNNAGHTTIHTDCPDEMVEAVCDLLDSVDSSGSKLS; this is translated from the coding sequence TTGCCGATCGGAAGGTTATACAACGTGGAAGAACGACGCTTGTTACTCGAATGTTCTGGGACTGGGAGTCCAACAGTAGTATTTTTACCGGCAGCAGGCATGATCGGACTTGACTATCTAAATATCCATCATAAAATTAGTCAGCGAACAACATCAGTGATCTATGATCGAGCGGGAACGGGCTGGAGCGATCAGGTCAAACTTCCTCGAAATGCACTTGAGGTCACTGACGAATTGCGAATTCTTTTGCGTACAGCTGATGTACCAGCTCCCTATCTGTTCGTTGGTCACTCGTTAGGTGGAATATACGCACGCCGATACGCCCAACGATTTCCAGATGAGGTAGCTGGAATGCTTCTTCTAGAACCGCCTCACGAAGACTTTCTCACCAATACACCAAAGTTAAAGAAACGCCACTTATTTCAGCAGATTTTCCCTATTCTCCGTACACTCCTAACCTACAAGCAAACCTTTCGAGGTTTATTTGAGCAGATGCTTGCAAGTTGGCCAGATTCGATACGTGATCGGCTGATTAAATACCATCTCAGGACATTAATGAAAACGATTGAGGAAAGGAAAAACTTGAACAGCGAGCTCTATAACGAAGTTCGTAAAGGAAGAGACATACCTGATATTCCGTTGATCGTGTTTACAGCGATGGGAGTGGACCCATTCATGACTCCGTTCACGAGTAAATCATTCCTCCATGCCACTATAGATCCATTCAATAAAGTTAAAAATAAGACGTATTCAAAATTAGCAAATTCAGTTCCAAGTGGGGAGCATCGTATACTAAATAACGCCGGACATACTACGATCCACACTGATTGTCCAGATGAAATGGTCGAAGCGGTCTGTGACTTACTTGATAGTGTAGACAGTTCAGGGAGTAAATTGTCTTAA